In the genome of Pseudomonas sp. LBUM920, one region contains:
- the argJ gene encoding bifunctional glutamate N-acetyltransferase/amino-acid acetyltransferase ArgJ, whose amino-acid sequence MAVGLGPLPTLHPVAGFELGIASAGIKRPGRKDVVVMRCAEGSTVAGVFTLNAFCAAPVILAKQRVAGSIRYLLTNTGNANAGTGEPGLVAAARTCAKLAQLTGVDASQVLPYSTGVIGEPLPVEKIEGALQAALDDLSVDNWAAAATGIMTTDTLPKGASRQFVHDGVTITVTGISKGAGMIRPNMATMLGYIATDAKVSRDVLQRLMLDGANKSFNRITIDGDTSTNDCCMLIATGQANLPEITSTEGPLFAALKQAVFEVCMDVAQAIVRDGEGATKFVTVEVNGGGNHQECLDVGYTVAHSPLIKTALFASDPNWGRILAAVGRAGVPDLDVSKIDVFLGEVCIASRGARAETYTEAQGSAVMQQEEITIRIELGRGECSETIWTTDLSHEYVKINAEYRT is encoded by the coding sequence ATGGCTGTTGGTCTTGGTCCTTTGCCCACATTGCACCCGGTTGCCGGTTTTGAACTCGGTATCGCTTCGGCCGGCATCAAGCGCCCCGGGCGCAAGGATGTGGTGGTGATGCGCTGTGCCGAAGGTTCGACCGTCGCCGGTGTGTTCACCCTTAATGCCTTCTGCGCCGCGCCGGTAATCCTGGCCAAACAACGCGTGGCCGGTTCGATTCGCTACCTGCTGACCAACACCGGTAACGCCAACGCCGGCACAGGCGAGCCTGGCCTGGTGGCCGCTGCTCGCACCTGCGCCAAGCTGGCCCAGTTGACTGGCGTAGACGCCAGCCAAGTGCTGCCTTACTCCACCGGCGTAATCGGTGAGCCATTGCCGGTAGAAAAAATCGAAGGCGCCCTGCAAGCCGCGCTGGATGACTTGTCTGTGGATAACTGGGCTGCCGCTGCCACAGGCATCATGACCACCGACACACTGCCAAAAGGCGCGAGCCGTCAGTTCGTGCACGACGGCGTGACCATCACCGTGACCGGCATCAGCAAAGGCGCGGGCATGATTCGCCCGAACATGGCCACCATGCTCGGCTACATCGCCACCGACGCCAAAGTCTCCCGCGACGTGTTGCAACGCTTGATGCTGGACGGCGCCAACAAGTCGTTCAACCGCATCACCATCGATGGCGATACCTCGACTAACGACTGCTGCATGTTGATCGCCACCGGCCAGGCCAACCTGCCGGAAATCACCTCCACCGAAGGCCCGCTGTTCGCCGCGTTGAAGCAGGCGGTGTTCGAGGTGTGCATGGACGTGGCTCAGGCCATCGTCCGTGACGGCGAAGGCGCGACCAAGTTCGTGACCGTTGAAGTCAATGGCGGCGGCAACCACCAGGAATGCCTGGATGTTGGCTACACCGTGGCGCATTCGCCGCTGATCAAGACTGCCTTGTTTGCCTCTGACCCGAACTGGGGCCGCATCCTCGCCGCCGTTGGCCGTGCCGGCGTGCCTGACCTGGACGTGAGCAAGATCGACGTGTTCCTTGGCGAGGTGTGCATTGCCAGCCGTGGCGCCCGCGCCGAAACCTACACCGAAGCCCAGGGCTCGGCAGTGATGCAGCAGGAAGAAATCACCATCCGCATCGAACTGGGTCGCGGTGAGTGCAGCGAAACGATCTGGACCACTGACCTGTCCCACGAGTACGTGAAGATCAATGCGGAATACCGCACCTGA
- the purU gene encoding formyltetrahydrofolate deformylase — protein sequence MRTFRLVIACPDRVGIVAKVSNFLASHNGWITEASHHSDDLSGWFFMRHEIRADTLPFGLEAFREAFAPIAEEFSMTWHITDTEQKKRVVLMASRESHCLADLLHRWHSDELDCEIACVISNHDDLRSMVEWHGIPYYHVPVNPQDKEPAFAEVSRLVKQHEADVVVLARYMQILPPELCREYAGKVINIHHSFLPSFVGAKPYHQASLRGVKLIGATCHYVTEELDAGPIIEQDVVRVSHSDSIEDMVRFGRDVEKMVLARGLRYHLEDRVLVHGNKTVVF from the coding sequence ATGCGCACTTTTAGGCTGGTGATTGCTTGCCCGGACCGGGTTGGCATCGTTGCCAAAGTCAGTAACTTTCTGGCCTCCCACAACGGCTGGATCACCGAGGCGAGCCATCACTCGGACGATCTCAGCGGTTGGTTTTTCATGCGTCACGAAATTCGTGCCGACACGCTGCCCTTTGGTCTTGAAGCTTTTCGTGAGGCGTTTGCGCCGATCGCCGAAGAGTTTTCGATGACCTGGCATATCACCGACACCGAGCAGAAAAAACGTGTCGTGCTGATGGCCAGCCGCGAGTCCCATTGCCTGGCCGACCTGCTGCACCGCTGGCACAGCGATGAGCTGGATTGCGAGATCGCTTGCGTAATCTCCAACCATGACGACCTGCGCAGCATGGTCGAATGGCATGGCATCCCGTATTACCACGTGCCGGTCAACCCGCAGGACAAGGAGCCGGCCTTTGCCGAAGTCTCCCGCCTGGTTAAGCAGCACGAAGCGGATGTGGTGGTGCTGGCGCGCTACATGCAGATTCTGCCGCCGGAACTGTGCCGCGAATACGCCGGCAAGGTGATCAACATTCACCACAGCTTCCTGCCGTCGTTTGTGGGCGCCAAACCCTACCACCAGGCCTCCCTGCGTGGCGTGAAGCTGATTGGCGCAACGTGCCACTACGTCACCGAAGAGCTGGACGCCGGCCCGATCATCGAGCAGGACGTGGTGCGCGTCAGCCACAGCGACAGCATTGAAGACATGGTGCGTTTCGGCCGTGACGTCGAGAAGATGGTGCTGGCCCGTGGCCTGCGTTATCACTTGGAAGATCGCGTGCTCGTGCATGGCAACAAGACTGTAGTGTTCTGA
- the secA gene encoding preprotein translocase subunit SecA has product MFAPLLKKLFGSKNEREVKRMLKTVQLVNAFEEQMVALSDEQLRAKTQEFKARIAKGETLDKLLPEAFAVAREAGKRVMGMRHFDVQLIGGMTLHEGMIAEMRTGEGKTLVATLGVYLNALSGKGVHVVTVNDYLARRDANWMRPLYEFLGLTVGVVTPFQPPEEKRAAYAADITYGTNNEFGFDYLRDNMAFSMEEKFQRELNFAVIDEVDSILIDEARTPLIISGQAEDSSRLYTEINKLIPRLEQHIEEVEGVVTKEGHFSIDEKTRQVELNEAGHQFVEEMLTQIGELAEGESLYSAHNLGLLTHVYAGLRAHKLFHRNVEYIVQDGQVVLVDEHTGRTMPGRRLSEGLHQAIEAKEGLNIQAESQTLASTTFQNYFRLYNKLSGMTGTADTEAFEFHQIYNLAVMVIPPNKPLARKDYNDLVFLTAEEKYAAIINDIKDGMAQGRPILVGTATIETSEHVSNLLNKEGIEHKVLNAKFHEKEAEIIAQAGRPGALTIATNMAGRGTDILLGGNWEVEVAALENPSPEQIAQIKADWQKRHQAVLESGGLQVIASERHESRRIDNQLRGRAGRQGDAGSSRFYLSLEDSLMRIFASDRVKNFMKALGMQSGEAIEHRMVTNAIEKAQRKVEGRNFDIRKQLLEFDDVNNEQRKVIYHMRNTLLAADNIGETIADFRQDVLNATVSAHIPPQSLPEQWDVAGLEAALKSDFGVDLPVQQWLDEDDHLYEETLREKVMTELLAAYNEKEEQASAEALRTFEKQIVLRVLDDLWKDHLSTMDHLRHGIHLRGYAQKNPKQEYKRESFTLFSELLDSIKRDSIRVLSHVQVRREDPIEEEARLRQEAEALAARMQFQHDEAPGLEAPEVLGEEVDVALAQTPVRNDQKLGRNELCWCGSGKKFKHCHGEIN; this is encoded by the coding sequence ATGTTTGCGCCTTTGTTAAAGAAACTTTTTGGAAGCAAGAATGAGCGCGAAGTTAAACGCATGCTCAAGACGGTGCAGCTGGTCAATGCCTTCGAAGAGCAGATGGTTGCCCTTTCGGACGAGCAATTGCGCGCCAAGACCCAAGAGTTCAAGGCCCGCATAGCCAAAGGTGAAACCCTCGACAAGCTGCTTCCCGAAGCCTTTGCGGTCGCCCGTGAAGCCGGCAAGCGTGTCATGGGCATGCGCCACTTCGACGTGCAGTTGATCGGCGGCATGACCTTGCATGAAGGCATGATTGCCGAAATGCGCACCGGTGAAGGCAAGACCCTGGTGGCAACCCTGGGTGTTTACCTCAACGCACTGTCCGGCAAGGGCGTGCACGTTGTGACGGTGAACGACTACCTGGCTCGCCGGGATGCCAACTGGATGCGCCCGCTGTATGAATTCCTCGGCCTGACCGTCGGCGTGGTAACGCCGTTCCAGCCGCCGGAAGAGAAACGCGCCGCTTACGCTGCCGACATCACGTACGGCACCAACAACGAATTCGGTTTCGACTACCTGCGCGACAACATGGCGTTCAGCATGGAAGAAAAATTCCAGCGCGAACTCAACTTTGCCGTGATCGACGAAGTCGACTCCATCCTCATCGACGAAGCCCGTACCCCGCTGATCATCTCCGGCCAGGCCGAAGACAGCTCGCGCCTGTACACCGAGATCAACAAGTTGATCCCGCGTCTGGAGCAGCACATCGAAGAAGTGGAAGGCGTGGTGACCAAAGAAGGTCACTTCTCCATCGATGAGAAGACTCGTCAGGTCGAGCTCAACGAAGCCGGTCACCAGTTTGTCGAAGAGATGCTGACCCAGATCGGCGAGCTGGCCGAGGGCGAAAGCCTGTACTCGGCCCACAACCTGGGCCTGTTGACCCACGTGTATGCCGGCCTGCGCGCCCACAAGCTGTTCCATCGCAACGTCGAATACATCGTCCAGGACGGCCAGGTCGTGCTGGTTGACGAACACACCGGCCGTACCATGCCGGGTCGTCGTCTGTCTGAAGGGCTGCACCAGGCCATCGAAGCCAAGGAAGGGCTCAACATCCAGGCTGAAAGCCAGACGTTGGCGTCTACCACTTTCCAGAACTACTTCCGTCTGTACAACAAGCTGTCCGGCATGACCGGTACGGCCGACACCGAAGCGTTCGAGTTCCACCAGATCTACAACCTGGCCGTGATGGTGATTCCACCGAACAAGCCGCTGGCGCGTAAAGACTACAACGACCTGGTGTTCCTGACGGCCGAAGAGAAATACGCGGCAATCATCAACGACATCAAGGACGGCATGGCCCAGGGCCGTCCGATCCTGGTGGGTACTGCCACCATCGAGACTTCCGAGCACGTGTCCAACCTGCTCAACAAGGAAGGCATCGAGCACAAGGTTCTCAACGCCAAGTTCCACGAAAAAGAAGCCGAGATCATCGCTCAGGCCGGTCGCCCAGGCGCACTGACCATTGCCACCAACATGGCCGGTCGTGGTACCGACATCCTGTTGGGCGGTAACTGGGAAGTGGAAGTCGCGGCGCTGGAAAACCCGAGCCCTGAGCAGATCGCTCAGATCAAGGCCGACTGGCAAAAACGTCACCAGGCCGTGCTGGAATCCGGCGGCCTGCAGGTGATCGCCTCCGAGCGTCACGAATCGCGCCGTATCGACAACCAGCTGCGTGGTCGTGCCGGTCGTCAGGGTGACGCCGGTTCGAGCCGTTTCTACCTGTCGCTGGAAGACAGCCTGATGCGCATCTTCGCCTCCGATCGGGTGAAGAACTTCATGAAGGCCCTGGGCATGCAGTCCGGTGAAGCGATCGAGCACCGCATGGTGACCAACGCCATCGAGAAGGCCCAGCGCAAGGTAGAAGGCCGTAACTTCGACATTCGTAAACAACTGCTCGAGTTCGATGACGTCAACAACGAACAGCGTAAAGTGATTTATCACATGCGTAACACGTTGCTGGCCGCCGACAACATTGGCGAGACCATTGCCGATTTCCGTCAGGACGTGCTCAACGCCACCGTCAGCGCGCATATCCCGCCACAGTCCCTGCCTGAGCAGTGGGATGTTGCCGGTCTGGAAGCGGCGTTGAAAAGCGACTTCGGTGTCGACCTGCCGGTTCAGCAGTGGCTGGACGAAGACGATCACCTGTATGAAGAAACCCTGCGCGAGAAGGTGATGACCGAGCTACTGGCCGCGTACAACGAGAAAGAAGAGCAAGCGAGCGCCGAAGCGCTGCGCACCTTCGAGAAACAAATCGTACTGCGTGTGCTGGACGACCTGTGGAAAGACCACCTGTCGACCATGGACCACTTGCGTCACGGTATCCACTTGCGTGGTTATGCCCAGAAGAACCCGAAGCAAGAGTACAAGCGCGAGTCGTTCACGCTGTTCTCCGAGCTGCTGGATTCGATCAAGCGCGATTCGATTCGCGTGCTGTCCCACGTTCAGGTGCGTCGCGAAGATCCGATCGAGGAAGAAGCTCGCCTGCGCCAGGAAGCCGAAGCATTGGCTGCGCGCATGCAGTTCCAGCACGACGAAGCACCGGGTCTGGAAGCGCCTGAGGTGTTGGGCGAAGAGGTCGATGTGGCCTTGGCGCAAACCCCGGTTCGCAATGATCAGAAGCTGGGCCGCAACGAACTGTGCTGGTGTGGTTCGGGCAAGAAGTTCAAACACTGCCACGGCGAAATCAACTAA
- the sbcB gene encoding exodeoxyribonuclease I, producing the protein MTSIFWYDYETTGINPRSDRPLQVAGIRTDLELNEIGPPVNLYCQLSDDILPHPAACAITGITPDVLAEKGLAEADFMTRVHAELAAPGTCGAGYNTLRFDDEMTRYSLYRNFFDPYAREWQGGNSRWDLIDVVRTAYALRPEGIVWPEQDGRVTLKLERLTAANGIDHGQAHDALSDVRATIALARLVREKQPKLYEWLFQLRSKQRVMDQVRLLQPMVHISGRFSAERHYLGVVLPLAWHPRNRNALIVCDLGLDPQGLLDLDADTLRQRLYTRRGDLAEGELPVPLKLVHINRCPVVAPLNVLRAQDRERLQLDMDTYQARALRLTDAHEVWRDKLAAIYAEEYFAPSADPEQQLYDGFIGDRDRRLCEQVRAAEPLHLAHQQWPFDDHRLPELLFRYRARNFPDTLNNEEQQRWKLFCQQRLSSSEWGAPTTLLAFKQAREELAVSATSFQCQVLDQWQEYADSLAARLNL; encoded by the coding sequence GTGACCTCCATTTTTTGGTACGACTATGAAACCACCGGCATCAACCCGCGCAGCGATCGCCCGCTTCAGGTTGCCGGTATTCGTACCGACCTCGAACTCAACGAGATCGGCCCGCCGGTCAACCTTTATTGCCAGCTCAGCGACGATATCCTGCCTCATCCGGCCGCCTGCGCGATCACCGGCATCACCCCTGACGTCCTGGCGGAAAAAGGCCTGGCCGAAGCCGATTTCATGACCCGAGTGCATGCCGAACTGGCCGCACCGGGCACCTGCGGCGCCGGTTACAACACTTTGCGTTTTGACGATGAAATGACGCGCTACAGTTTGTATCGCAACTTTTTCGACCCTTACGCCCGTGAATGGCAGGGCGGCAACAGTCGCTGGGATTTGATCGATGTGGTGCGCACGGCCTACGCACTTCGCCCGGAAGGGATTGTCTGGCCAGAGCAGGATGGGCGCGTCACCCTCAAGCTTGAGCGTTTGACCGCAGCCAACGGGATCGACCATGGCCAGGCCCACGACGCCTTGTCGGACGTGCGAGCCACCATCGCCCTGGCGCGCCTGGTCCGCGAGAAACAGCCCAAGTTGTATGAGTGGCTGTTTCAATTGCGCAGCAAGCAGCGGGTGATGGATCAGGTACGCCTGTTGCAACCGATGGTACATATATCCGGACGCTTTTCCGCCGAGCGTCACTATTTGGGCGTGGTGCTGCCGCTGGCCTGGCACCCGCGCAATCGCAATGCATTGATCGTCTGTGACCTTGGGCTGGACCCGCAGGGGTTACTGGATCTGGACGCCGATACCTTGCGCCAGCGTCTCTACACGCGCCGTGGCGACCTGGCGGAAGGCGAACTGCCCGTGCCGCTCAAGTTAGTGCATATCAACCGCTGCCCGGTCGTTGCCCCGTTGAATGTGCTGCGGGCGCAGGATCGCGAGCGACTTCAATTGGATATGGACACGTACCAGGCACGTGCGCTGCGACTAACTGACGCACACGAAGTTTGGCGCGATAAGTTGGCGGCTATTTATGCCGAGGAATATTTTGCGCCGAGTGCGGATCCCGAGCAGCAGCTCTATGACGGTTTTATTGGTGATCGCGATCGTCGTTTATGTGAACAAGTCCGGGCTGCCGAGCCTTTACATCTGGCGCATCAGCAGTGGCCATTTGATGATCATCGTTTGCCGGAATTATTATTCCGCTACCGCGCGCGTAACTTTCCTGACACCTTGAACAACGAGGAGCAACAGCGCTGGAAACTTTTCTGTCAGCAACGGTTGTCGAGTTCGGAATGGGGCGCGCCGACTACCCTGTTGGCATTTAAGCAGGCGCGCGAGGAGTTGGCCGTTAGTGCTACATCGTTTCAGTGTCAGGTGCTGGATCAATGGCAGGAGTATGCCGACTCTTTAGCCGCCCGGCTGAATCTGTAG
- a CDS encoding helicase HerA-like domain-containing protein — translation MPDSSQFLIGAGPDGQPVAQAMRLANRHGLIAGATGTGKTVTLQRLAEAFSDAGVAVFAADIKGDLCGLGAAANPQGKVAERVAGMPFLNYTAKAYPVTLWDIHGQSGHPLRTTISEMGPLLLGSLLELTDSQQSALYATFKVADREGLLLLDLKDLKALLNHLRYHPQLLGDDAALMTTGSSQALLRRLAVLEQQGAEALFGEPALQLEDILQPASDGRGRIHLLDASRLVHEAPKVYATFLLWLLAELFEQLPERGDADKPLLALFFDEAHLLFADTPKALQDRLEQVVRLIRSKGVGVYFVTQSPGDLPDTVLAQLGLRIQHGLRAFTTKEQKSLRAVADGFRANPAFDTLSVLTELGTGEALVGTLQEKGTPQVVQRVLVAPPQSRIGPLSEAERAALIASSPLLGRYDKPIDRESAYEVLMARKELGPTEAATPAAEEPSFTDKAGAFLGTTAGKALKSAMQQAANQMGRQLVRGLLGSLLGGSKRK, via the coding sequence ATGCCTGACTCCTCGCAATTCCTTATTGGCGCCGGTCCGGACGGCCAACCTGTCGCCCAGGCCATGCGCCTGGCCAACCGTCACGGGCTGATTGCTGGCGCCACGGGCACCGGCAAGACCGTCACTCTGCAGCGCCTGGCAGAGGCGTTCAGTGATGCGGGTGTGGCCGTGTTCGCCGCTGATATCAAAGGCGATCTGTGTGGTCTGGGGGCTGCCGCGAACCCTCAAGGAAAAGTGGCTGAGCGCGTCGCCGGCATGCCCTTCCTTAATTACACGGCGAAGGCTTATCCGGTAACGCTGTGGGATATCCACGGGCAGTCGGGTCATCCGCTTCGCACGACCATCAGCGAAATGGGACCTCTATTGCTCGGCAGCCTGTTGGAACTCACCGACAGCCAGCAGTCGGCACTCTATGCCACCTTCAAAGTGGCGGACCGCGAAGGCCTGCTGCTGCTCGACCTCAAAGACCTCAAGGCATTGCTCAACCATCTGCGCTATCACCCGCAACTGCTGGGTGACGATGCCGCGTTGATGACCACCGGCTCCAGCCAGGCGCTGTTGCGGCGCTTGGCGGTGCTTGAACAACAGGGCGCAGAAGCCTTGTTTGGTGAGCCGGCCCTGCAGCTTGAAGATATTTTGCAGCCAGCCAGCGACGGCCGCGGGCGTATCCATCTGCTCGACGCCAGTCGGCTGGTACACGAGGCGCCCAAGGTGTACGCGACGTTCCTGCTGTGGCTGCTGGCCGAACTGTTCGAGCAGTTGCCGGAGCGCGGGGATGCCGACAAACCGTTGCTCGCGCTGTTTTTCGATGAGGCGCATTTATTGTTTGCCGACACGCCCAAGGCTTTGCAGGATCGACTGGAGCAAGTGGTGCGTCTGATCCGCTCCAAAGGTGTCGGCGTGTACTTTGTCACTCAATCCCCCGGTGACTTGCCTGACACGGTCTTGGCGCAACTCGGTCTGCGTATTCAGCACGGCTTGCGGGCGTTCACCACAAAAGAGCAGAAATCCCTGCGCGCGGTGGCGGATGGCTTTCGGGCCAACCCGGCGTTCGACACCTTGTCGGTGCTCACAGAGCTGGGCACCGGTGAGGCGCTGGTGGGCACCTTGCAGGAAAAGGGCACGCCGCAAGTGGTCCAACGCGTGCTGGTCGCGCCGCCGCAATCGCGCATCGGGCCGCTCAGCGAAGCCGAACGCGCCGCGCTGATTGCCAGCTCGCCGTTGCTGGGGCGGTATGACAAGCCGATTGACCGGGAGTCGGCCTATGAAGTGTTGATGGCGCGCAAGGAGCTCGGGCCGACTGAGGCAGCCACGCCTGCTGCCGAAGAACCAAGCTTTACCGACAAGGCCGGAGCATTTTTGGGCACCACGGCCGGCAAGGCACTCAAATCAGCCATGCAACAGGCCGCCAATCAGATGGGCCGGCAGTTGGTGCGGGGTTTGTTGGGCTCGTTGCTGGGCGGCAGCAAGCGTAAGTAG
- a CDS encoding methyl-accepting chemotaxis protein, producing MVNSDEQANRTNSVAAAINELGAAAQEIARNAAQASSQASDARHLAEDGQQVVDRNIKAMTQLSAMISASSSNIEALNSKTVNIGQILEVITSISQQTNLLALNAAIEAARAGEAGRGFAVVADEVRNLAHRTQESAQQVQKMIEELQVGARDSVSTMSESQRHSQDSVEIANLAGERLNSVTQRIGEIDGMNQSVATATEEQTSVVESINMDITEINTLNQEGVENLQSTLRACTDLEQQAARLKQLVGSFRI from the coding sequence ATGGTCAACTCCGACGAGCAGGCCAACCGCACCAACAGCGTCGCCGCCGCCATCAACGAACTGGGCGCCGCCGCCCAGGAAATCGCGCGCAACGCCGCACAAGCCTCCAGCCAGGCCAGCGATGCGCGGCACTTGGCCGAAGACGGCCAGCAGGTGGTAGATCGCAATATCAAGGCTATGACCCAACTGTCAGCGATGATCAGTGCTTCCAGCAGCAATATAGAAGCGCTGAACAGCAAGACTGTGAACATCGGGCAAATTCTGGAGGTGATCACCAGCATCTCCCAGCAAACCAACCTGCTGGCACTGAACGCCGCCATCGAAGCGGCGCGTGCTGGGGAAGCCGGGCGCGGGTTTGCGGTCGTGGCCGATGAGGTGCGCAACCTGGCGCATCGCACTCAAGAGTCGGCGCAGCAAGTGCAGAAGATGATTGAGGAGCTGCAAGTCGGTGCGCGCGACTCGGTCAGCACCATGAGTGAAAGCCAGCGCCACAGCCAGGACAGCGTGGAAATCGCCAACCTGGCCGGCGAGCGCTTGAACAGCGTGACCCAGCGCATTGGTGAGATCGACGGCATGAACCAGTCAGTGGCCACCGCTACCGAGGAGCAAACCTCGGTGGTGGAGTCGATCAACATGGACATTACCGAGATCAATACCCTCAACCAGGAAGGCGTGGAAAACCTGCAATCCACCCTGCGCGCCTGCACTGACCTGGAACAACAGGCCGCACGCCTGAAACAGTTGGTGGGCAGTTTCCGCATCTGA
- the mvaT gene encoding histone-like nucleoid-structuring protein MvaT: MSLINEYRATEEAIKELQARLKNLSQDDKLQTELEFEGKLRTLMGEYSKSLRDIIALLDPESKVKAPRGAVKTTGTKRARKVKQYKNPHNGEVIETKGGNHKTLKEWKAKWGGDVVEGWATLLG; the protein is encoded by the coding sequence ATGTCTCTGATCAACGAATACCGTGCCACCGAAGAAGCTATCAAAGAGCTGCAAGCCCGTTTGAAGAACCTGTCCCAAGACGACAAGCTGCAAACCGAGCTGGAATTCGAAGGCAAACTGCGCACCCTGATGGGTGAATACTCCAAATCCCTGCGTGACATCATCGCGCTGCTGGATCCAGAGTCGAAAGTTAAAGCACCCCGCGGCGCTGTGAAAACTACCGGCACCAAGCGTGCTCGCAAGGTCAAGCAATACAAGAACCCACACAACGGTGAAGTGATTGAAACCAAAGGTGGCAACCACAAGACGCTGAAAGAGTGGAAAGCCAAGTGGGGCGGCGACGTGGTTGAAGGCTGGGCTACCCTGCTGGGCTAA
- a CDS encoding Nudix family hydrolase has product MKRVHVAAAVIRGVDGRILLARRADTQHQGGLWEFPGGKVEADESVAAALSRELQEELGIQVTTARPLIKVQHDYPDKQVLLDVWEVSAFTGEPHGAEGQPLEWVAPRDLINYAFPAANAPIVAAARLPAEYLITPGELETPTLLRGIQKAIAGGIKLVQLRAPNGYDPKYRDLAVDAVGLCAGKAQLMLKGPFEWLGDFPAAGWHMTSAQLRKYASKGRPLPKDRWLAASCHNAEELALAQMMDVDFVTLSPVQPTQTHPGAQPLGWEQAAELIRGFSKPVFLLGGVGPAEREQAWAAGAQGVAGIRAFWPQV; this is encoded by the coding sequence GTGAAACGAGTGCATGTAGCAGCAGCGGTGATCCGCGGTGTCGATGGCAGGATCCTGCTGGCGCGCCGTGCCGATACCCAGCATCAAGGCGGCCTCTGGGAATTTCCCGGTGGCAAGGTGGAGGCCGATGAGTCGGTTGCTGCCGCCTTGTCCCGCGAATTGCAGGAAGAACTGGGCATCCAGGTCACCACGGCACGCCCGCTGATCAAGGTGCAGCATGACTACCCGGACAAGCAGGTGTTGCTGGATGTCTGGGAAGTCTCGGCCTTTACCGGCGAGCCCCATGGTGCCGAAGGGCAGCCGTTGGAATGGGTGGCCCCGCGAGACTTGATCAACTATGCGTTCCCCGCAGCGAATGCCCCGATCGTGGCGGCGGCGCGGCTGCCGGCTGAGTACCTGATTACCCCGGGCGAGCTGGAAACCCCGACGTTGCTGCGCGGTATTCAGAAGGCGATTGCCGGGGGCATCAAGCTGGTTCAGCTGCGTGCGCCCAATGGTTACGACCCTAAGTACCGTGACCTGGCGGTGGACGCCGTTGGCCTGTGTGCCGGCAAGGCGCAATTGATGCTCAAGGGCCCGTTTGAGTGGTTGGGGGATTTCCCGGCGGCCGGCTGGCACATGACGTCGGCGCAGTTGCGTAAATACGCGAGCAAGGGACGCCCGCTGCCGAAGGATCGCTGGTTGGCGGCTTCCTGCCATAACGCTGAAGAACTGGCGCTGGCGCAAATGATGGACGTGGATTTTGTCACGCTGTCACCGGTGCAGCCGACACAGACGCATCCGGGTGCTCAGCCATTGGGTTGGGAGCAGGCGGCCGAGTTGATCCGTGGGTTCAGCAAGCCGGTGTTTTTGCTCGGCGGCGTAGGGCCGGCTGAGCGGGAACAGGCTTGGGCCGCTGGGGCTCAGGGTGTGGCAGGTATTCGGGCGTTTTGGCCGCAGGTTTGA
- a CDS encoding DUF721 domain-containing protein, whose translation MAFRPLTARAPSVLLREAKPLKAIFGHAQRLGHLQRLVESQLQPAAREHCHVASWREGNLLLIVTDGHWATRLRYQQKRLQRQLMAFDEFASLTRIQFKVQPPTVQQGAVGHTINLSMNAAETIQATADGISDPGLRAALERLAAHAKPKSE comes from the coding sequence ATGGCATTTCGCCCTCTTACAGCCCGCGCGCCCAGCGTGTTGCTCCGCGAAGCCAAGCCGTTGAAAGCCATCTTCGGCCATGCGCAACGCTTGGGCCATTTGCAACGCCTGGTAGAAAGCCAGCTACAACCTGCCGCACGTGAACATTGCCATGTGGCGTCCTGGCGCGAAGGAAATTTGCTGTTAATTGTCACCGACGGTCATTGGGCGACCCGTTTGCGCTATCAGCAAAAACGCCTGCAGCGACAATTGATGGCCTTTGACGAATTTGCCAGTTTGACCCGTATCCAGTTCAAGGTGCAGCCGCCTACCGTGCAGCAAGGCGCGGTGGGGCACACCATCAACCTTTCGATGAATGCGGCCGAAACCATTCAGGCAACGGCCGACGGGATCAGCGATCCGGGCTTGCGCGCGGCACTGGAACGATTGGCCGCGCACGCCAAGCCCAAATCTGAATAG